A stretch of DNA from Candidatus Methylomirabilota bacterium:
GGCGCGCTCTGGAGGCGCTATAGTCGGCGAACCGCATGAACCCGTCTCGCCTCTTCATTCTCCGCCCCGTCGCCACGTCCCTGCTCACGGTGGGGGTGCTCCTCGTGGGCATGGTGGCGTATTTCCAGCTCGCCATCTCCGCCCTGCCCCAGGTCGATTACCCCACCATCCAGATCCTGACCTTCTACCCCGGGGCCAGCCCCGACGTCATGGCCTCCTCGGTCACCACCCCTCTGGAGCGGCAGTTCGGCCAGCTCCCGGGGCTGAACCAGATGACCTCCACGAGCGCCCAGGGCGCGTCGCTGATCATCCTGCAGTTCACCCTGGACCACGCCATCGACGTCGCGGAGCAGGAGGTCCAGGCGGCCATCAACGCCGCCGCCACCTACCTGCCGCGGGATCTACCCAGCCCGCCCACCTACAGCAAGGTCAACCCCGCCGACACCCCCGTGCTCACCCTGGGGATCACCTCGGACAGCCTGCCCCTGCCCCGCGTCCAGGACCTGGCCGACACCAACCTCGCCCAGAAGATCTCCCAGCTCCCCGGCGTCGGCCTCGTGACGATCAGCGGCGGCCAGAAGCCCGCGGTGCGCGTCCAGGCCGATCCGACCGCGCTGGCCTCCTACGGGCTCAGCCTCGAGGATCTCCGCTCCGTGCTGGGCCAGGCCAACGTGGACCAGGCCAAGGGCAATCTCGAGGGCCCCCGCCAGTCCTTCACCATCGGCGCCAACGACCAGCTGTTTACTAGTGCCGATTACCGCAGCGTGGTGGTGGCCTACAAGAACGGCGCCCCCGTGCGCCTCTCCGACGTGGCCCAGGTGGTGGACGGCGTGGAGAACACCAAGCTCGCGGCGTGGATGAACGACCGCGCCGCGGTGGTGGTGAACGTGCAGCGACAGCCGGGCGCCAACATCATCGCGGTGGCCGACCGCATCAAGGCGCTGCTCCCGCAGCTCCAGGCCTCGCTCCCGTCGGCGGTGAAGGTCGCCGTGCTCACCGACCGCACCGTCACCATCCGCGCCTCGGTGAAGGACGTGCAGTTCTCGCTGCTCCTCACCGTGGCTCTCGTCGTCATGGTGATGTTCCTCTTCTTGCGCAGCCTCGCCGCCACCATCATCCCCAGCG
This window harbors:
- a CDS encoding efflux RND transporter permease subunit translates to MNPSRLFILRPVATSLLTVGVLLVGMVAYFQLAISALPQVDYPTIQILTFYPGASPDVMASSVTTPLERQFGQLPGLNQMTSTSAQGASLIILQFTLDHAIDVAEQEVQAAINAAATYLPRDLPSPPTYSKVNPADTPVLTLGITSDSLPLPRVQDLADTNLAQKISQLPGVGLVTISGGQKPAVRVQADPTALASYGLSLEDLRSVLGQANVDQAKGNLEGPRQSFTIGANDQLFTSADYRSVVVAYKNGAPVRLSDVAQVVDGVENTKLAAWMNDRAAVVVNVQRQPGANIIAVADRIKALLPQLQASLPSAVKVAVLTDRTVTIRASVKDVQFSLLLTVALVVMVMFLFLRSLAATIIPSVAVPISIVGTFGAMYLLGYSLDNLSLMALTISTGFVVDDAIVMIENIARYIEEGETPLAAALKGSEQIGFTIVSLTVSLIAVLIPLLFMGDIVGRLFREFAVTLSVAILVSAVVSLTLTPMMCAKILRAEHDASRTRFYRITERAFTWMIDRYGTTLRWVLRHQPGTLGVTVATLALTIVLYIVVPKGF